A region of Streptomyces cinnamoneus DNA encodes the following proteins:
- a CDS encoding GOLPH3/VPS74 family protein, with the protein MGRSRRTIPEELLLLALDPATGTTAQPQSLDLGLAGAQLVELALAGRIAPDGDRIAVVHPRPTGDPTLDTALELLRRRGSPVRAVHWIGGPRLGLRQTYLTHLERCGMVHAVAGQMCGVLPTTRYQATDTAISREIRARLDSAIRTGVPPDPRTAALAALAHAVGLGKHLYPGNEGRSSRSRLRDLIRHDPMGGLVAHAVMDVQNGAAAQPRRTPAAAGSGGSSSSGSGRRTTAVRPAAEAAAQPVAHRRGVMARAGAS; encoded by the coding sequence ATGGGCAGGAGCCGCAGAACAATTCCGGAGGAGCTTCTGCTGCTCGCCCTGGACCCGGCAACGGGCACCACGGCGCAGCCGCAGTCGCTCGACCTCGGTCTCGCCGGAGCGCAGCTAGTGGAGCTCGCTCTGGCCGGACGGATAGCCCCAGACGGGGATCGTATCGCCGTGGTGCACCCACGGCCGACAGGAGATCCGACCCTGGACACCGCGCTCGAACTGCTGCGCCGTCGCGGCAGCCCGGTGCGGGCCGTCCACTGGATCGGCGGGCCCCGACTGGGGCTGCGTCAGACGTACCTGACACACCTGGAGCGGTGCGGCATGGTGCACGCCGTGGCGGGCCAGATGTGCGGGGTGCTGCCGACCACGCGTTACCAGGCCACGGACACCGCGATCAGCCGGGAGATCAGGGCCCGGCTGGACAGCGCGATCCGCACCGGCGTGCCGCCGGACCCACGCACCGCGGCGCTCGCCGCGCTGGCCCACGCGGTCGGCCTCGGCAAGCACCTCTACCCGGGCAACGAGGGGCGGTCCTCGCGGTCCCGGCTCCGTGACCTCATCCGGCACGACCCCATGGGCGGGCTCGTGGCGCACGCGGTGATGGACGTTCAGAACGGGGCGGCCGCACAGCCGCGGCGGACGCCGGCAGCGGCCGGCTCCGGGGGCAGCAGCAGCAGCGGTTCGGGGCGCAGGACGACCGCCGTGCGACCGGCCGCCGAGGCGGCCGCACAGCCGGTGGCGCACCGTCGCGGGGTCATGGCCCGCGCGGGCGCCTCGTGA
- a CDS encoding helix-turn-helix domain-containing protein, with protein MASSVNPTVRRRRLGQELRKLRELKGMTAEEVAERLLVSQSKISRLENGRRSISQRDVRDLCSVYGVEDHRIVDSLMQMAKESRQQGWWHAFGDIPYSVYIGLETDAASLRVYEASLVPGLLQTPNYASAVTEGSWPEATVSDVERRVQVRMRRQERITDSDNPLRLWAVIDESELRRIVGSNAIMREQMEHLVEFSLRPHITVQVLPYAVGAHPGMYGKFSILEFHDPQDASTVYLEGITSDLYLEKPNDVQAYSVMYEHLRMQALNAEDSRRFILQVAEDWAAADNGS; from the coding sequence GTGGCGTCCAGTGTCAACCCCACCGTAAGGCGGCGCCGATTGGGGCAGGAGCTGCGCAAGCTCCGTGAGCTCAAGGGCATGACGGCCGAGGAGGTCGCCGAGCGGCTACTGGTCTCGCAGTCGAAGATCAGCCGGCTGGAGAACGGCCGCCGCAGCATCAGCCAGCGCGACGTCCGCGACCTGTGCAGTGTGTACGGAGTCGAGGACCACCGCATCGTCGATTCACTGATGCAGATGGCCAAGGAGTCGCGCCAGCAAGGCTGGTGGCACGCCTTCGGCGATATCCCCTACAGCGTTTACATCGGCCTGGAGACGGACGCCGCCTCCTTGCGTGTGTACGAAGCCTCGCTCGTACCGGGCCTGTTGCAGACACCGAACTACGCGAGTGCCGTGACCGAGGGTTCGTGGCCGGAGGCGACGGTGTCCGACGTCGAAAGGCGCGTCCAGGTGCGCATGCGACGGCAGGAACGCATCACCGACTCGGATAATCCCCTGCGACTGTGGGCGGTCATCGACGAGTCCGAGCTGCGCCGGATCGTCGGCAGCAATGCCATCATGCGCGAACAGATGGAACATCTCGTGGAGTTCAGCCTCCGTCCGCACATCACGGTGCAAGTACTTCCTTATGCCGTGGGTGCACATCCGGGCATGTACGGCAAATTCTCCATTCTTGAATTCCATGACCCGCAGGACGCCAGCACGGTCTATCTGGAGGGGATCACCAGCGACCTCTACCTGGAGAAGCCGAACGACGTCCAGGCGTACAGCGTGATGTACGAGCATTTGCGCATGCAGGCCCTGAACGCGGAGGACTCGCGGCGGTTCATCCTCCAGGTCGCCGAGGACTGGGCCGCGGCCGACAACGGCT